In a genomic window of Halalkalicoccus sp. CG83:
- a CDS encoding DEAD/DEAH box helicase, whose amino-acid sequence MTETDRSIDEFYDALQALGHPVVTAEEVARALECTQEEADRWLSELTDAGRVGRRDVERDPVVWYPVDWNRQVSREHVVAFPDRRELVVEHPDQFTRARLSQFAYLVDTSGSGGYLYRIREEDVWGAPYDDLGELLSAMRAVLGERHPGLEEWVERQWKRARQFVLRTHEDGYTVLEADSASLMGNVARRLLDEDQLHAPISDTESWVVEGSEAEIKRLLYDEGYPVRDDRDLDPGDPLEIALGLELRDYQREWVERFTEQKAGVLVGPPGSGKTVAGMGAMAAVGGETLILVPSRELAAQWRESLLANTSLGEEQIGEYHGGEKEVRPVTIATYQTAGMDRHRRLFDERRWGLIVYDEAHHIPSPVFRRSADLQSKHRLGLSATPVRESDDEAEIFTLIGPPIGTDWSALFDAGYVVEPEVEIRYVPWGSDEAESEYASTTGHERRQTAASNPGKLPEIRRLLSEHDEEKTLVFVDWLEQGKRYEEALSVPFLSGETRYARRERLLSEFRHGARDTLIVSRVGDEGIDLPDASLAIVASGLGGSRRQGAQRAGRTMRPVGGARMYVLATRGTEEEEFARRQVRHLQSKGIHVMESDVDANANADGESS is encoded by the coding sequence GTGACGGAGACCGATCGATCGATCGACGAGTTCTACGACGCGCTCCAGGCGCTCGGTCACCCGGTCGTGACCGCCGAGGAGGTCGCTCGCGCGCTCGAGTGCACCCAGGAGGAGGCGGATCGCTGGCTCTCCGAACTGACGGACGCGGGACGGGTGGGTCGGCGCGACGTCGAACGCGACCCCGTCGTCTGGTACCCGGTCGACTGGAACCGCCAGGTCTCGCGCGAGCACGTCGTCGCCTTCCCCGATCGCCGCGAACTCGTCGTCGAGCACCCCGACCAGTTCACGCGAGCGCGCCTCTCGCAGTTCGCCTACCTCGTCGACACGAGCGGCTCCGGGGGATACCTCTATCGGATTCGAGAGGAGGACGTCTGGGGAGCGCCGTACGACGACCTCGGCGAACTGCTCTCGGCGATGCGGGCGGTGCTCGGCGAGCGCCACCCCGGCCTCGAGGAGTGGGTCGAACGCCAGTGGAAGCGCGCCCGGCAGTTCGTCCTCCGGACCCACGAGGACGGCTACACCGTCCTCGAGGCCGACAGCGCGAGTCTGATGGGCAACGTCGCCCGCCGGCTGCTCGACGAGGACCAGCTCCACGCGCCCATCTCGGACACCGAGAGCTGGGTCGTCGAGGGAAGCGAGGCCGAGATCAAGCGCCTGCTGTACGACGAGGGCTACCCCGTTCGCGACGACCGCGACCTCGATCCGGGCGACCCCCTCGAGATAGCGCTCGGTCTCGAACTTCGGGACTACCAGCGCGAGTGGGTCGAGCGGTTCACAGAGCAGAAGGCGGGCGTGCTCGTCGGCCCGCCCGGAAGCGGCAAGACCGTCGCCGGAATGGGCGCGATGGCCGCCGTCGGCGGCGAGACGCTGATCCTGGTCCCCAGCCGCGAACTCGCCGCCCAGTGGCGCGAGTCGCTGCTCGCGAACACCTCGCTTGGCGAGGAGCAGATCGGCGAGTATCACGGCGGCGAGAAGGAGGTACGGCCGGTGACGATCGCCACCTACCAGACGGCGGGGATGGACCGCCACCGTCGACTGTTCGACGAGCGCCGCTGGGGGCTGATCGTCTACGACGAGGCCCACCACATCCCCAGTCCCGTCTTCCGTCGAAGCGCCGACCTGCAGTCGAAACACCGCCTTGGACTCTCGGCGACGCCCGTACGCGAGAGCGACGACGAGGCGGAGATCTTCACGCTGATCGGTCCGCCGATCGGCACCGACTGGTCGGCGCTGTTCGACGCGGGCTACGTCGTCGAACCCGAGGTCGAGATCCGCTACGTTCCCTGGGGGAGCGACGAGGCCGAGAGCGAGTACGCGAGCACGACGGGCCACGAGCGCCGACAGACCGCCGCCTCGAACCCCGGGAAGCTGCCGGAGATCCGCCGGCTGCTCTCCGAGCACGACGAGGAGAAGACGCTGGTCTTCGTCGACTGGCTCGAACAGGGGAAGCGATACGAGGAGGCGCTCTCAGTCCCCTTCCTCAGCGGCGAGACCCGGTATGCGAGGCGCGAACGCCTGCTCTCCGAGTTCCGCCACGGCGCGCGAGACACGCTGATCGTCTCGCGGGTCGGCGACGAGGGGATCGATCTGCCCGACGCCAGCCTCGCGATCGTCGCCTCCGGGCTCGGCGGCTCTCGCCGCCAGGGCGCCCAGCGTGCCGGACGAACGATGCGCCCCGTCGGCGGCGCTCGAATGTACGTCCTCGCCACCCGCGGCACCGAGGAGGAGGAGTTCGCCCGGAGGCAGGTACGCCACCTCCAGTCGAAGGGGATCCACGTGATGGAGAGCGACGTCGACGCGAACGCGAACGCGGACGGCGAATCGTCCTGA
- a CDS encoding amphi-Trp domain-containing protein, with translation MAETTTHDTSMTRAETAEFLRSIADELDSGRGVVAIPVGNKEVHLSPSDSIDTETTVTERSRRLRKNVEEMTLEFKWNPAKDTAESEPADESEPDSEESETGTGSGLETDR, from the coding sequence ATGGCCGAAACGACGACTCACGACACGAGCATGACGCGGGCGGAGACGGCCGAGTTTCTTCGGTCGATCGCCGACGAACTGGACTCGGGACGGGGCGTCGTCGCGATCCCGGTCGGAAACAAGGAGGTTCACCTGTCGCCATCCGATAGCATCGATACGGAGACGACGGTGACCGAACGCTCGCGCCGTCTTCGGAAGAACGTCGAGGAGATGACCCTCGAGTTCAAGTGGAATCCCGCGAAGGACACCGCCGAGTCCGAGCCCGCCGACGAGTCGGAACCGGACTCGGAGGAGTCCGAGACGGGAACAGGGTCCGGACTCGAAACGGATCGATGA
- a CDS encoding ubiquitin-like small modifier protein 1, giving the protein MEIELRSFATYREAIGEKTIERSYDEGTTVGDVLADLETEFDGLEGRLLENGEIRPQLSILKNGRDVAHAQGPDTPLESGDTVSLFPPVAGGR; this is encoded by the coding sequence ATGGAGATCGAACTTCGCTCGTTCGCCACCTATCGCGAGGCGATCGGCGAGAAGACGATCGAGCGATCCTACGACGAGGGGACGACCGTCGGCGACGTCCTCGCCGATCTCGAGACCGAGTTCGACGGTCTCGAAGGACGCCTCCTCGAGAACGGCGAGATCAGACCGCAGCTCTCGATCCTGAAGAACGGTCGGGACGTGGCACACGCCCAGGGCCCCGACACCCCCCTCGAGTCCGGCGATACGGTGAGCCTCTTCCCGCCGGTCGCGGGTGGACGATGA